The Kosakonia sacchari SP1 genome includes a window with the following:
- the ybjG gene encoding undecaprenyl-diphosphate phosphatase, giving the protein MLESLNYTLFYWINATPDSPRWLIAFADFAASDLISIVPLLAVGLWLWGPREQVNAQRQLVIKVTLAMLVSLCCSALLGHFFPHDRPFADRVGYNFLHHAPDSSFPSDHGTVIFTFAVAFLAWHRLWSGALLMVIGLTIAWSRVYLGVHWPLDMLGALLVGIGGCLSAQILWQGFGPALYHSVQQLYRACFAMLIRRGWVRD; this is encoded by the coding sequence ATGTTAGAGAGCCTGAATTACACCCTCTTTTACTGGATTAACGCCACGCCAGACTCTCCGCGCTGGCTGATTGCGTTTGCCGATTTTGCCGCCAGCGATTTGATCAGCATTGTGCCGCTGCTGGCGGTTGGCCTCTGGTTATGGGGTCCACGCGAGCAAGTGAATGCGCAACGCCAACTGGTGATAAAAGTCACGCTGGCAATGCTGGTCAGTCTCTGCTGTTCGGCGTTGCTGGGGCATTTTTTCCCGCACGATCGCCCCTTTGCCGATCGCGTGGGCTACAACTTCCTGCACCACGCGCCGGATAGTTCTTTCCCGAGCGATCACGGCACGGTGATCTTCACCTTTGCGGTCGCTTTCCTTGCCTGGCACCGTTTGTGGTCGGGCGCGCTGTTGATGGTCATCGGTCTGACCATCGCGTGGTCACGCGTTTATCTTGGCGTGCACTGGCCGCTGGATATGCTCGGCGCGCTGCTGGTGGGTATCGGCGGCTGTTTGTCGGCGCAAATCCTCTGGCAAGGCTTTGGCCCGGCGCTCTACCACAGTGTGCAACAACTCTATCGAGCCTGTTTCGCCATGCTGATTCGCCGCGGCTGGGTACGTGACTAA
- the deoR gene encoding DNA-binding transcriptional repressor DeoR: METRRDERIGQLLAALKRSDKLHLKEAATLLGVSEMTIRRDLSANSAPVVLLGGYIVLEPRSASHYLLSDQKNRLVEEKRHAAKLAAGLLKAHQMAFFDCGTTTPWIIEAIADDLPFTGVCYSLNTFLALQEKPQCRAILSGGEFHASNAIFKPLNFNETLNNLRPDIAFYSAAGVHAEQGATCFNLEELPVKHWAMACAQYHVLVVDHSKFGKVRSACMGPLSRFDVLVSDCRPDEALENEAKKHQLTLLY, translated from the coding sequence ATGGAAACAAGACGCGACGAACGGATAGGCCAGCTGCTGGCGGCGCTCAAGCGCAGCGATAAACTGCACCTGAAAGAGGCGGCGACGCTGCTTGGCGTATCTGAAATGACCATTCGCCGCGATCTCAGCGCCAACAGCGCGCCGGTCGTGCTGCTGGGCGGTTACATCGTCCTGGAGCCGCGCTCCGCCAGCCATTATCTGTTAAGCGACCAAAAAAATCGTCTGGTAGAAGAGAAGCGCCACGCGGCAAAACTTGCCGCCGGGCTACTTAAAGCACATCAGATGGCCTTTTTCGATTGTGGCACCACCACGCCATGGATCATTGAAGCCATTGCGGACGATCTGCCCTTCACCGGCGTCTGTTACTCGCTGAATACCTTTCTGGCATTACAGGAAAAACCGCAGTGTCGCGCCATTCTCAGTGGTGGTGAGTTTCACGCCAGTAACGCCATTTTCAAACCATTGAATTTCAACGAAACGCTGAATAATCTGCGCCCGGATATCGCCTTTTATTCGGCGGCGGGCGTGCATGCCGAGCAAGGCGCGACCTGTTTTAATCTGGAAGAGTTGCCGGTAAAACACTGGGCGATGGCCTGCGCGCAATACCACGTTCTGGTGGTGGATCACAGCAAGTTCGGCAAAGTGCGTTCGGCCTGCATGGGGCCATTGAGCCGCTTTGATGTGCTGGTCAGTGATTGTCGCCCCGACGAGGCGCTGGAGAACGAAGCAAAAAAACACCAGTTAACGTTGCTCTATTGA